In Canis lupus dingo isolate Sandy chromosome 33, ASM325472v2, whole genome shotgun sequence, a single genomic region encodes these proteins:
- the GPR15 gene encoding G-protein coupled receptor 15 yields the protein MDPEATPVYLDYFEATSENPDVEDAHSHGPYTSVFLPIFYTAVFVAGVLGNLVLIAALHFKRGSRRLIDIFITNLAVSDFVFLVTLPLWVDKEASFGLWRTGAFLCKGSSYTISVNMHCSVFLLTCMSLDRYLAIVRPATSRKLRRRDCAHAACALVWLASCLLALPTVLSRELTLIEEKPYCAEKRATSTKLTWALVALVFTFFVPLVSIVTCYCCIVRKLCAHYQQSGKHNKKLRKSIKIIFIVVAAFVLSWLPFNTFKLLAIVSGLQQEVYFSSAFLQLGMEVSGPLAFANSCVNPVIYYVFDSYIRRAIVRCLCPCVKNYDFGSSSETLDSHLTKALSNFIHVEDFTRRRKRSVSL from the coding sequence ATGGACCCAGAAGCGACGCCAGTCTATTTGGATTATTTCGAGGCTACAAGCGAAAATCCTGATGTCGAGGATGCCCACTCGCACGGTCCTTACACGTCTGTCTTCCTTCCGATCTTCTACACGGCCGTGTTCGTGGCGGGAGTGCTGGGGAACCTCGTGCTCATCGCTGCCCTGCACTTCAAGCGGGGCAGCCGAAGACTGATTGACATCTTCATCACCAACCTGGCGGTGTCGGACTTCGTCTTCCTTGTCACGTTGCCCCTGTGGGTGGATAAGGAAGCATCCTTCGGGCTGTGGAGGACAGGCGCCTTCCTGTGCAAAGGCAGCTCCTACACCATCTCCGTGAACATGCACTGCAGCGTCTTTCTGCTCACCTGCATGAGCCTCGACCGCTACCTGGCCATCGTGCGGCCCGCCACGTCCAGGAAGCTCCGGCGGAGAGACTGCGCGCACGCGGCCTGCGCCCTTGTGTGGCTGGCCTCCTGCCTGCTGGCCTTGCCCACCGTCCTGTCCAGGGAACTCACCCTGATCGAAGAAAAACCATACTGCGCAGAGAAGAGGGCTACTTCCACGAAACTGACCTGGGCCCTGGTGGCCCTAGTTTTTACCTTCTTTGTCCCCCTGGTGAGCATTGTCACCTGCTACTGTTGCATTGTGAGGAAGCTGTGTGCCCATTACCAGCAATCCggaaaacacaacaaaaagctGAGGAAATCCATAAAGATCATCTTCATTGTCGTGGCGGCCTTTGTGCTCTCCTGGCTGCCCTTCAATACTTTCAAGCTCCTGGCCATCGTGTCTGGCTtgcagcaggaagtctacttttCCTCAGCTTTTCTCCAGCTGGGCATGGAGGTGAGTGGGCCTTTGGCGTTTGCCAACAGCTGTGTCAACCCTGTCATTTACTATGTCTTTGACAGCTACATCCGTCGGGCCATCGTGCGCTGCTTGTGCCCTTGCGTCAAGAACTATGACTTTGGGAGCAGCAGTGAGACATTAGACAGTCACCTCACTAAGGCTCTCTCCAACTTCATTCACGTAGAGGATTTTaccagaaggaggaagaggtcTGTGTCACTCTAG